The DNA window aaacacatagacctttttaccttttaaattccttcctcttctttccagacaatttaaatcactgttcaagtaaatacttttttttttattgtaaagatgagtagatacattttaatttaattcttcattttagcttatgttttttcgacaaagaatatttgtgaaatattcttcaaacttattatgattaaaataaaataaaaaattgctggcaaatctagaaaatctgtaaaatcaaatgtaaatcttatttcaaagtcttttgaatttcaataaaaaaatttgttctggaaaatgtagaagaaataatgattcgtctttgttagaaatatagcttggtccaatttgttatacattctaacaaagtgcagattggattttaacctcctttaaaacatgtcatcaaaaatatatatttattgtgagaaatcattaagatgatcagtgtttccacagagaTAAATATCCTTAATTatcaataataacatagagttaaaggtaaattgagaaaattggctatttctggcaatttacttaaaggcctactgaaacccactactacccaccacgcagtctgatagtttatacatcaatgatgaaatattaacattgcaacacatgccaatacgacctttttactttactaaattgcaattttaaatttcccgggacttttttcttgaaaacgtcacgtaatgatgacgtgtacgtgtgacgtcatgagctgttatgaatatgagcgctgcgtacacacacagctaaaagtcgtctgctttaacggcataattacacagtattttggacatctgtgttgctgaatcttttggaatttgttcaatcaatattggagaagtcaaagtaaaaagacggagttgggaagctttagcctttagccacacaaacacacaataattccttgtttaaaattcacggagttcaAACTTtaagtatggatcacagcggacatggatcccgactacatgtcgaccagcaggtttcagtgagaaaattgtggttaaaaagtcgcctcttaccggatatcagctgagcttgtgccgtccatacagaagccgtcgacttccccaagacactgcgcgtcaacacccggccgtggacgtacatttccgactatcaggtactgttaaactcactaaaacactagcaacacaatagaaacataagggatttcccagaattatcctggtaaatgtctctaaaaacatatgaatctgtctcaatgcaaagcgattgcaatcgcattttttttttctagtccatcgctatcaatatcctcaaacacaaatctttcatcctcgctcaaattaatggggaaattgtgtttttttttgtctgaataactgtttttgttggaggctcccattaaaatcaatgtgaatatatgaggagccctcaacatgtgacgtcatcgtctgcaacttccggtagaggcagggcttttctccagttgcaaactttatcgtggatgttctctactaaatcctttcagcaaaaatatggcaatatcgcgaaataatcaagtatgacacatagaatggacctgctatccccgtttaaataagaaaatctcatttcagtaggcctttaagtgtgtatcaaactggtagcccttcgcattaatcagtacccaagaagtagctcttggtttcaaaaaggttggtgtccCCTGCACTAGACTGTATCTCACACTagctgaaaaacactgccttaactTCCCAAACAGATAAATACATGTGTCACCCAGCTGGCTCCTGACGTCATCCTACTACAGCCAATCGTGGGCGTTAGGTCGacacctcctttttttttttttttggtaatccTCTTTCTCTAAAGAGGAAGAGTCAGATCAGCGCCACACTTCACTCAGTTTGCGCCAGGAATAGTTCTGCTAACGAGCCATATTACGCGGACAGAACTCAGCCGTGAACGGATTTTCTGTGCGCTATCAACATGTTTAATTCCAAAATGTAGGCATATTGTTTCGTCGAACAAGTTGTTCTGGCCAATGCGCGCGTAAATCCGCATTTGGGTGTTTTACGCACAGACCTCTgtgtgtgtgggtttttttttgtttgtttttttcacttttcTCTCAACTTTTGCAGGTATGTTTTCATTTGTTTACGCCTTTTTATGTTTCTGCGCCCTGGGCTGCCGGCAGCAGGCGAGCAGCCAAGCGGACGACGGTAAAAGGTACATTTGCCGCGCGGTGCCGCTCATCGGCGACGCCACCAGCTGCCCGGTGACCTTGTTACCTGAAGCCAGCGCCGGTGGACAGGAAGAAGAGCTGCGTAACACCGTCATGCAGCTACGGGAGACCATTCTGCAACAGAAAGCAACCATTTCCAAACAGATAGGCACCATCAACGAGCTGACCACCAAACTATCCCTGTGCGCTTCCACAAGCGATGATCGCAAGTACGAGAAGGGAGCTTCTTGGGGTAAAGAGAAACAAAACACCATGGGAGATGTCCCAAGAGATCCAAATGACACTATTGAGAATCTCGGCAAAACAATGCAAGGGCTCAAGGATCGGTTGGAGAACTTGGAGGTAAGACGCGAATGCGTAAAATCCATGTTTTAGTGCATTTTGACTCACATTTAAACTGTGAGTTTAAATtgagtatatattacatatagtaggtgcagggccgaccttgGCTAAATTAGTGCCCGATACACAATTAATTTTTAAGCCCACCATTACAAAACAATTTCACCAGTgaaattatttttatactttttaaatcaaacttgaacCAATTTAATTTGtactaaaattaaatatttttttgtgtaaaacaaTGAAAATGTAACATAATTAAAACAAAGCGTGATGTGCCTGGCGCAGGAAGGGGCTGGGAATATGTTTGCTGTCAAATTTCATATGAAGCACCCTGTCATTCAATAATTGacattttatactgtatgtgCCCCCATGGATTGTGGGGCTCTATGTATGCACAGCACACGACCTCTCTGTTATATCACATCTTTAAAAAATTGtgtgtgattattattattattattattattatcctaaTAGTGGACATTTGCAGTCTACAGTATACAGGGTATGGTACTCGTATACTGTACCTAACATAACACCGCAAACCACGCTAGTATTCAATGACTCGATTAATATCTCTCTGACTGTTTATGTAATCATCTTACACTTTTGATACAGCCGCTTAGGTATATAGttgtttgacaaaaaataaacatgGCAATACAATGAATTATTGGACCATTTAAACTGTCCCCAAATTAAAATAAGAAGAGATTGgttatttgtttgtgtgtgcgtgtgcgtgcgtgcgtgtgtgtgtatgtgtgtatgtatatatatatgtgagtgtgtgtatatatataatatatatgtgtatatacagtatatatgtataaatatttatgtatgtatgtatgtatgcatgtattatattattatatattatatatgtatgtattatatatatttataatatatatttataatatatataccgtatataatataaatacatttaatatgtatatatatatatatatgtatgtatgtatgtaatatatacatatatatatacatatatatatatatatatatgtatatatatatgtatatatatatatatatatatatatatatatatatatatatatatatatgtatagatatcaacttttttttcttatattataattatgattatatctgggaaaaaaaacagtaaaaaatttagtaaaaattaaaaaagataataaaCATAAACACTGCCAGTCAAATCAATCAAAATGGTGGCAacactgtaaacattttttattgtaaattcaGACTAAATTGCTGGCTAATAATTGCACTAGTTTAACAGTAGATTTTCAGTAATTTACAGTGAAATAGTTTTAAAGCAATTTGTTTAATCATTAGAGGATAATGATTACAATATTTTACAGTGAAATGACAGTTAATTGCTAAGAAATAAAAGGGTTTTGTAATTTGTACATTCATTTGTTGTAATGTTAGAATATATTTGGATTATAGCAGTGTAAATAAATTGGCAAGATTAAATTAAAGTGAAACAtgtcaaaataaaacatgataaaaataataaactgAAGTGAAATTGGTCCCATTTAGTCACTTCTCCTGAAAACACTTTAATTTAAACACAGTTTAGTTAAATTGATATATTTGTTTAAGCCATAAGCAATCATTACGAACACCCATGTCAAGTGTAAAAATCGTAGTATATGTTGTCCCCCTCTATAAATTCTAGCATTTGTAAGCCAGTCAGCCATGCGTGCAGAACCCCGCTGTGAAGTCAAAAGCACTGTGCAGCTCCCGCTGTCCACTGTCCGTGATCACCTGTGTCCACTTCCTGCTCATTCAATCTTTAGCAACAGCAGATGCGGGCCAACATATCCGGCGCGCCCTTCCCCAGCGAGCTGCGTGACTTGCTGCAGCGTCGCCTGGTCGAGCTGGAGAAACAGCTCCTGAAGAAGGTCAGCAACCTGGAGGCGGAGAAGAGCATGCTCTCCAACGCCACGGCGGCGTACCGGATGAAGACGGAGAGCACGCTCAACGCCCTTGTGGAGAGAATAAGCGAGCTGGAGAAAGGTAAAGTGATAATAGATGGTATGGATTCACAATtaataagtacattactgccctTTTAGTGGCTTGTCATCATTAGTGTGCCGTACCTTCAAAGGCCCTGACACTTGACCTTTCAGTCTGGAAACATGCACTATTACGCCTCCTGACGTCTTCTCTACATTTTTGTCACATAACATTGATAGcccacgcaaagctgatctactaaacttgtgcaCAGAGGATTGTGGCTCTTAAGTGAGCCAAATTGAGAGCACGATCCATTTACTCTGCCTGTCCTCATGAATTGGCAGAATGATGATCATCAGAATGGGCGCAATACTagaaggagaagatgcaaatataattatcacacacagtgtgatttatcaaaactaaaactattctgtggccgtgttttttaaaatttttatttcagGGGTTcgtacgtgtgcctcacaatacaaaggtcctgggttcgatcctgggctcgggatctttctgtgtggagtttgcatgttctccccgtgactgcgtgggttccctccaggtactccggcttcctcccacctccaaagacatgcacctggggataggttgattggcaacactaaattgaccctagtgtgtgaatgtgagtttgaatgttgtccgtcaatctgtgttgaccctggatgaggtggcgacttgtccagggtgtaccccgccttccgcccattagGAGCTGGAATAGGCTGCAGTACCCCCTGGAACCCCaacagggacaagcagtagataatgaatgaatggatgtctAGAAAGGACGAGTAAACTGGCAGTTTGTCTATCAGACAGTGGAAAGGACAACCTCATGGATACGCAGAATATATGATGATCATCAGAATGGGCGCAATTCTGGAAGGAGGAGATGCAAAAATCATTATCACacacagtgtgatttatcaagactaaaactATTCTGCggcccctgttttttttttgtttttgttttttaatttgtttttcatGTCTGGaaagggggcagcacggtgacacgGGGTTAGTATGTGTACCTCACAATACAAATGTCCTGAAATAGCTGTGAGAAAACGAGGCGATCGTTCTACAGCTCCGTCCTATGTATGCTTGTCAACATATATGGACTGTCAAAAGTAAAAGTATTGAACATATTACCTATTCAACACTATAGTTTTAAAGCTGTTGGATGACTTACTGGgatttgcacttttttgggaattttgcttatAGTCCACAACCATTATGAGAGTACAGGGCCCCTAaagtacggagcccctaaagcaggggtagggaacctacggctctagagccagatgcggctcttttgatgactgcatctggctctcagataaatcttagctgacattgcttaacacgataagtaatgaataattccgctggtaatcacagtgttaaaaataatgtttaaataataaaacattctcatgcattttattccatccatcctttttctgtcgcacctgttcaagaagtcgcgttaatggtgagaagtattatatttattattggttaacttttaaaataacaattttattaaaaagaataagaaacttactatactcttaaaatgttggtcttacttaaaaatgcacgcatttagttgtattcagtgttaaaaaatattatatggctgtcacggaaatacattttgaaatatttggctctcatggctctctcagccaaaaaggttcccgacccatgccctaaagggacatgtggaaaaaatgtttttttgggggggggcggacatttacatatatttttttagatatgtatctCATGCGcacggggaaaaaaaatgttccctccccccccaaaaaaatgttttcctaatGTCCCTTCAGGGgctcattatgagagacaagtaaacatccattttttttttttttaaatattttaaaaatgattagAAAAAAACACGCTTGgaaaatgcagctaatgggagtcaccatagTAGCCTTGAAAGCCCCCTAAAACTTCAGAAACTTCAGAAATAGACATTTACATACACATTGCAAGTCTGTATATAATGTAATTACAGACACATTTGTAACATTATGTAATATGCACAATATTTCCCGTACTTTGGTCATTTCAGGCAGTTTCCTCTGCGCATTTTTTTCCGTTTCAATAGCTGCACATGCACCGCTGACTTCCGGCAGCAAATGTTTGTTCCTACTTCTGCGAGTAtttttttctaatcatggcaaatTTAGTAACGgacaacgaagacgactattttaGGACAAATGAAGAGTCACAACCTCATTATCTTTTTGAATTTACAGAGGATGAACTggtgcttatagaagcgagcaccaaggaagagtgagacgttggaatAGACAGAAGTCGAGAAAGTTAGGTCGGTGTGACTCGAAGCTGCAAAATATGGATCTTGAaaccaagctatttcgacatggAGCGCTTACCCAAATAACCCTGGAAAACGTCCCTGGCCAACTGTCCATCGAATGAGTCACTTCATTATCGATCATGATACAGGCAACACGTCATgcatgttattacaactacagtacatacgctgtctggctagctgtgtacaaacaaaacatgaaatgtgggctaatactttacagatccTGAAATATGATTGTtcttgtttttcagtcagtacagattggttgTGCATTACAAAATCAAACGCGTTTTGTGCTGATGTAGAAGCTTGCTTATCTCTTTCCATAGCTaccttttacggctaataccgaagcattccgatgtgttactacactggaaaaatagttcctcagtgttttcCACCCACAGCCGAAAATAAAATtcagattcacccggtcacaaaaTTAGGTAAACCTGCACATTCTCAGATCGATACAAACTTCAGACCTGTatcaaaaaaacgttttttagcAGCTGAGTGCCTATATAAAGGGCACAAAGAAAAAAACCCGAAAAGATGGAAAGAAAGCAAAGTGCCCAAAGAAGGCGAGAGGTTTTGCTGTCATAGCACAACATTGATGATGCAACATTACAAGAAAGGATCCTGCATATTTCAGTGCAGCAAACTAGCAAGAAACAAGGTAAAGGTGTATTTTGGTAGGTTATGTCATATATGTTTGACTTGTATAACAAATGTTTTATTCAAACACTTGTGAACACGTTAGTGTCTACAGTTTGTATGTTAATGCTAAGAGCTGCTTGTCCAAAGTTCAAACACAACTTGTCCATTTAATTAATTTAACTTTATTATGTGTACTAACAAAACATGAAATCTGGGCTATTTAATATAATTTAGTTAACTTTAACATTAATaccttttcaaatgtgtttaattaTTAGATACCTCGGCACCCAGATTAGCATACTTTATCATAGTATTTTGGTTTAGTTTGGTTCTTTATCATTACTTGGTTTTAggcattaactttaaaattttcaGTTTATTTATGATGGGTGCTATTCACAGTTTAACAATAACAGCACATATTTAAACTAGTTCCATATTATGTTTTTTCTgagcaaaataaagtcaatagtaAACAATAACTGAACAAAAGTAAAAACTATGATCTCATTTAAATTATTTGCTGTTTGCccttaaagtcctcctgtgtccaaacAATTGTTCC is part of the Nerophis ophidion isolate RoL-2023_Sa linkage group LG08, RoL_Noph_v1.0, whole genome shotgun sequence genome and encodes:
- the nptx2b gene encoding neuronal pentraxin-2b, translated to MFSFVYAFLCFCALGCRQQASSQADDGKRYICRAVPLIGDATSCPVTLLPEASAGGQEEELRNTVMQLRETILQQKATISKQIGTINELTTKLSLCASTSDDRKYEKGASWGKEKQNTMGDVPRDPNDTIENLGKTMQGLKDRLENLEQQQMRANISGAPFPSELRDLLQRRLVELEKQLLKKVSNLEAEKSMLSNATAAYRMKTESTLNALVERISELEKGGEDFKSPEQFKLSLPQRTNYLYGRITKSLPEMYAFTLCMWIKSSASPGIGTPFSYGVPGQANEIVLIEWGNNPIELLINDKVAQLPLEVRDGRWHHICICWTTRDGQWEAYQDGVKQGTGDNLAAWHPIKPGGVIILGQEQDVVGGRFDAGQAFVGELSQVNIWDRVLKPAEIQSMANCTSYTPGNVISWVASNVEVFGRGAFKRPLEMCQERLPNT